In Candidatus Omnitrophota bacterium, a single window of DNA contains:
- a CDS encoding potassium transporter TrkA: MIALFTLFAVIILSITVIRIGAAALELTGLSDEVASFQAQSAFSGAGFTTTEAESVLKNPVRRRIIRILILLGSAGMTSSIATFILTFVGQSGENIAKRAGILALGLLLIFFLTRSRLLYWGMKKIIKRFLQRYTRLRIYDYREILGLSKGYNICQINVKPDSWMVGKPLEELDLDSEGILILSITRRENGDLKFVGVPEKGTVIRAGDLLTCYGRGDASKKLSQRNKGPEGDEEHREEVEEEKKLSDERKKQEGYS, encoded by the coding sequence ATGATAGCCCTTTTCACCTTATTCGCAGTGATCATTCTTTCCATTACCGTTATACGGATAGGAGCGGCGGCTCTTGAGCTTACGGGCCTGTCCGATGAAGTGGCCTCCTTCCAGGCTCAATCGGCCTTCTCCGGGGCGGGGTTCACTACTACCGAAGCCGAAAGCGTGCTTAAAAACCCTGTTCGAAGGCGTATCATAAGGATACTGATACTTCTGGGAAGCGCCGGTATGACTTCATCCATCGCGACCTTTATACTCACCTTCGTGGGACAGTCCGGCGAGAACATCGCAAAACGCGCCGGCATACTGGCCCTCGGGCTGTTACTGATCTTCTTCCTGACGCGTTCGCGACTTTTATACTGGGGGATGAAAAAGATCATAAAGAGGTTCCTCCAGAGATACACGCGCCTTCGGATATACGATTACCGCGAAATACTTGGCTTGAGCAAGGGTTACAACATCTGCCAGATCAACGTAAAACCGGACAGCTGGATGGTGGGTAAACCCCTGGAAGAACTTGACCTTGACAGTGAGGGCATATTGATCCTTTCAATAACGCGAAGAGAGAACGGGGATCTCAAGTTCGTCGGAGTGCCGGAAAAAGGCACCGTGATACGCGCGGGGGATCTTCTTACCTGTTACGGACGCGGTGACGCCAGCAAGAAACTCTCCCAGCGCAACAAGGGACCCGAAGGCGATGAGGAACACCGAGAAGAGGTCGAAGAAGAAAAAAAGCTTTCCGACGAACGCAAGAAACAGGAGGGCTACTCCTAA
- a CDS encoding isochorismatase family protein: MAKEKALIIVDMQNDFSPGGKLAVPGADKIIPVLNAYIKAFSSAQMPVLASRDWHPKRTEHFNEYGGDWPQHCVRNTKGAMFHPELELPEDAIIISKGMDPAKDSYSAFLGEDKAGRSLVDVLEDLSVEEVFVGGVATDHCIRHTVIDALKEGYRTYLLTDAEKGVEEQSSREAIEEMFSSGAQGLTFAELAGKLQR; the protein is encoded by the coding sequence ATGGCAAAGGAGAAGGCGCTCATAATAGTCGACATGCAGAACGACTTTTCACCGGGAGGAAAGCTGGCGGTACCGGGAGCCGATAAAATAATCCCGGTCCTCAACGCTTATATCAAGGCCTTTTCGTCCGCTCAGATGCCTGTCCTTGCTTCGCGTGACTGGCATCCCAAACGGACGGAGCACTTTAACGAATATGGTGGGGACTGGCCCCAGCATTGCGTCCGGAACACAAAGGGCGCCATGTTCCATCCTGAACTTGAACTTCCGGAGGATGCCATTATAATATCCAAGGGCATGGACCCGGCAAAAGACAGCTATTCGGCTTTCCTGGGAGAGGATAAGGCCGGCAGGAGCCTTGTCGATGTCCTGGAGGACCTTTCGGTGGAAGAGGTTTTTGTCGGAGGGGTTGCGACAGATCACTGCATCAGGCATACTGTTATTGACGCCCTGAAGGAAGGGTACAGGACATATCTATTGACCGATGCGGAAAAAGGCGTCGAGGAGCAAAGCTCAAGGGAGGCCATCGAGGAAATGTTTTCCTCGGGAGCGCAAGGTCTGACTTTCGCAGAGCTTGCAGGAAAGCTCCAAAGATAG
- a CDS encoding uracil-DNA glycosylase encodes MRPDIDKFIQRLQNFPRPLRERAFNPWKNFDEFNDTSKRSPAVRRRQLGEYLRLRIGKARFCIIGEAVGYQGGHFSGIPMTSERILLGYHKADGIDPEDILGGMEPRQTSRKELKPKGFSEPTATIVWRELASSGFSAFSFVLWNAFAWHPYHPERGLLSNRTPGKKELDESMPVLECFLKMFPEAEIISLGRSARSQMDKTAREHTSLRHPAQGGAGVFRREFRKVLSSA; translated from the coding sequence ATGAGGCCTGACATAGATAAATTCATTCAGAGATTGCAAAACTTTCCCCGGCCCCTGAGAGAGCGCGCCTTCAATCCATGGAAGAATTTTGATGAATTCAATGACACTAGCAAGCGTTCCCCGGCCGTACGGCGCCGGCAGCTGGGAGAATATCTCCGGCTACGCATCGGAAAAGCAAGGTTCTGCATAATAGGTGAAGCTGTCGGATACCAGGGAGGCCACTTCAGCGGCATACCCATGACCTCCGAGCGCATACTACTGGGATATCACAAAGCCGATGGCATCGACCCGGAAGATATCCTGGGCGGAATGGAACCCCGTCAAACGAGCCGGAAAGAATTGAAACCAAAAGGGTTCTCCGAACCCACCGCGACCATCGTATGGCGCGAACTGGCTTCATCGGGATTTTCCGCGTTTTCCTTCGTGCTCTGGAACGCGTTCGCCTGGCATCCCTACCATCCTGAACGGGGACTCCTCAGCAACCGTACCCCCGGAAAGAAGGAGCTCGATGAAAGCATGCCGGTACTTGAATGCTTCCTCAAGATGTTCCCCGAAGCGGAAATAATCTCACTTGGACGCTCCGCGCGTTCCCAGATGGATAAGACCGCCCGTGAACACACCTCCCTGCGCCATCCCGCCCAGGGAGGCGCCGGAGTTTTCCGGAGAGAATTCAGAAAGGTGCTCTCCTCGGCGTGA